A single region of the Bicyclus anynana chromosome 16, ilBicAnyn1.1, whole genome shotgun sequence genome encodes:
- the LOC112044027 gene encoding uncharacterized protein LOC112044027 → MSDRITEIFNNDGRKEKFTYSLEITPGVKEEELENLNLEPTFFSITWHAYAHGCKDFDIEPLKLAKYLRSKKKNVLLHISCANVKKDYIDKLLVLLKEMGICNLFIILGEKFDSSHSDFEGSKAMITYIRQRTGDYFCIGVAGFPGREGNILQLKEKTDSGADFILTQAFFECDELIQFVTGCKEAGINVPVIPGVFPFETQTELEGFVRLCKVHITEDIIRNLNNQSGIEIVVGLVNQIILRLDIRHFHFFTLNKMSRITTLINLLSK, encoded by the exons atgtcgGATAGAATTactgaaatatttaataacgaTGGAAGAAAGGAAAAATTCACGTATTCGTTAGAAATAACGCCAGGTGTAAAGGAAGAAGAATTggaaaatttgaatttggaaccaACTTTCTTTTCTATAACATGGCATGCGTATGCGCATGGATGCAAAGACTTCGACATAGAACCTTTAAAATTAGCAAAATATTTaagaagtaaaaagaaaaatgtactACTGCACATTTCTTGTGCTAACGTGAAAAAGGATTATATAGATAAACTATTGGTACTACTCAAAGAAATGGGAATTTGTAACCTTTTTATCATTTTAGGAG aaaAATTTGATTCCAGCCATTCTGACTTCGAAGGCAGCAAAGCTATGATCACTTACATAAGGCAACGCACTGGAGATTATTTTTGCATAGGTGTTGCTGGTTTTCCTGGTCGCGAAGGAAATATTTTGCAATTGAAAGAAAAAACAGACTCTGGGGCTGACTTTATATTAACTCAGGCATTTTTCGAGTGCGATGAATTAATACAATTTGTTACCGGCTGTAAAGAAGCTGGCATAAACGTGCCAGTGATTCCGGGTGTATTTCCGTTTGAAACGCAAACTGAATTAGAAGGTTTTGTAAGATTGTGTAAAGTTCACATCACAGAAGATATCATAAGAAATCTGAATAATCAATCAGGAATTGAAATAGTCGTCGGGTTAGTTAACCAAATCATTCTGCGACTTGATATAAGgcattttcatttctttactttgaataaaatgtCTAGAATAACCACCTTGATAAACttgctaagtaaataa
- the LOC112044026 gene encoding cytochrome c oxidase assembly factor 6 homolog isoform X2, with amino-acid sequence MSFPDKQQRKTCWDSRDRYWECLDDENIKDSSLKPKVCAELRRIFEKSCPAKWVTHFDRKRDYDLFKQKMQKEGFEPIKDSGS; translated from the coding sequence ATGTCTTTCCCTGATAAACAACAACGAAAAACTTGTTGGGACTCTAGAGACCGTTACTGGGAGTGCTTAGACGATGAAAACATAAAAGACAGTTCATTAAAGCCAAAAGTGTGCGCTGAGCTTAGGAGAATATTCGAAAAGTCGTGTCCGGCTAAATGGGTGACCCATTTTGATAGGAAGAGAGATTACgacttatttaaacaaaaaatgcaAAAAGAGGGTTTTGAACCTATAAAAGACAGTGGCTCATAG
- the LOC112044026 gene encoding uncharacterized protein LOC112044026 isoform X1, with protein MDLWNNVIVKLDVHTKQIKTEDLQDVMQIVKKTATIMNEQLDESCTKILAKLWHHLTSELDQFDDQLLCCTCFYSALSNSKTQEWYLNKALQIINQEIFLKQLKSDEKSNTSIAVSLCYGMFQSSYLTHHRDKPLKEVESLLNATFELMTLMAYDYSQYTFIVFKIMTAFKKAINTPFQEILFTTERKIKLLNVVNHNWENPITGVRNLNRIIFQMVLLVLDKDMYEKVLIEINGFYWNKAKYLMLTEIIEHDNSNIEDLVVRNHWIHGLVKSLGNPGLVSAGADMYYSILKKLISENSWIKLFLSNIMEILTGKSVKAIENFTNYWCLTTFKKFPTLAHILIGELKIVNDTDLSLFKLHSWISLTKQANKLALIDRTWSDENGEMVISCLEHSNTSVRMLAFEIVCVSHKKGLPPDIEFQEVLKFLHNNVNSDCTVLRLSTLNNLANFFITLHTSFINYYKNGEELHGLLNFCKKLQMFIIESLNLNGNYQRKITTVKIAHLMLKHFNEVPRKKQKQTRDASKCLIGYLKENDHWLLNSTDYIMKLISLLKDPASDIHDCTLQLLLDFYLPDISDTNTMNHLIEESFKCMKSKFFFEISCGLNIFKLIINVLIQKKSVVAEFRNIEDVFKFAYNEINTEYNAKTNVVESIASGKQMHSFLSLMYIIFDVIIKNSYKMKIPSDTMIIMLNIIKSISNEFAWEGDTNTSSDFLKMNDKILSLIKKSNFGKNTNDEIKISGFYQIVLNCLWLNVKASCELAAILIQYNKDDAQLCEESLNIIAHVLETSRHKGAIEAAGTALGQGIRYLTASEVEFNVSELPLSLLKRKLDELLLETTKMSSVTRRGAGLSIMIHRIVSNDVKKGKPLFHYFMKTILITCNNAQETCIEESNAEKDLPKAIYIHFLTRIVMDSSLASDMMYYSAELVELAFNNLTNPQWQIRNAALQLYGALIPKLIGQKKPTGTDEILSSVACDEFRTHSIKLWNFIIQQLKTDTHKDVINAHSNLVPILNTLANFAQRYNFSYDLDDQIDSDMNLLPNILTLLGSPIYTVRRLTAKAILNIYSFEIILNNIKKVTIASENYLHGILMVIGNCYDLYSNEELHKNQLDSVRNEYCKILSKRTPSCLCQWSLEKLFSENIPEITIDVIKNILTEGTTKCYEPGAFLWMNQKIEKCLQNMPWSILPEVMSLLMNTQDFEIYIKIILHRLKNCDIVPEKVLVHASDVLLSSNTKNKTSVIWKTLYYISLKIHSNIQIPSCYLQDHLSYNVSYNTRYLVPYATRTFAAQGNNANLLLCSENIFLMCNPENNDIDMRYTAAIANNELANTFASCSDDIKINAVKSAVILLQDEDEDIRDLSVMFYKILTHQNVAKHSFVCLNKILKKKFLCAQFNDSITSIQSICKDLLDFIDCFSNSKSDKLNPFANDSKNIYLEINTVKQLLMSLTDENE; from the exons ATGGACCTGTGGAATAATGTTATTGTAAAACTTGATGTGCacactaaacaaataaaaactgaaGATTTACAG GATGTTATGCAGATTGTTAAGAAAACTGCAACTATTATGAATGAGCAATTAGATGAAAGTTGCACAAAAATTTTAGCAAAACTATGGCACCATTTGACTTCTGAACTCGATCAATTTGATGATCAATTGCTTTGCTGTACTTGTTTTTATTCAGCACTTAGCAATTCTAAAACACAGGAGTGGTATTTGAATAAAGCGTTGCAGATAATAAAtcaagaaatatttttgaaacaattaaaaagTGATGAAAAAAGTAATACTTCCATAGCAGTATCATTATGCTATGGTATGTTTCAGTCTTCATATCTTACACATCATAGAGATAAACCTCTAAAGGAAGTAGAAAGTCTGTTAAACGCAACATTTGAGTTAATGACGTTAATGGCATATGATTATTCTCAATAcacatttattgtttttaaaattatgactgCATTTAAAAAAGCAATCAACACTCCATTccaagaaatattatttaccacaGAAAGGAAAATAAAACTGCTCAATGTAGTTAATCACAACTGGGAAAATCCCATAACTGGTGTGAGAAATTTAAATCGAATTATATTTCAAATGGTGTTACTAGTACTTGATaaagatatgtatgaaaaagtattaattgaaattaatggaTTTTATTGGAACAAAGCTAAATATCTTATGCTTACTGAGATTATTGAACATGATAACAGTAACATTGAAGATTTAGTTGTAAGAAACCACTGGATTCATGGTTTGGTGAAAAGTTTGGGTAATCCTGGATTGGTTTCGGCTGGTGCTGATATGTATtattcaattttgaaaaaactaaTTTCAGAAAATAGTTGGATAAAACTATTTCTAAGTAATATTATGGAAATATTAACTGGAAAATCAGTTAAAGCTATTGAAAACTTTACTAACTATTGGTGCTTAACAACCTTTAAGAAATTCCCAACATTGGCACACATTCTTATTGGGGaactaaaaattgtaaatgACACTGATTTAAGCTTATTTAAGCTTCATAGCTGGATTTCTCTAACAAAACAAGCTAATAAATTGGCATTAATTGATAGAACATGGTCAGATGAAAATGGCGAAATGGTGATTTCTTGTTTGGAACACTCTAATACATCAGTGAGGATGTTAGCTTTTGAAATTGTTTGTGTATCCCACAAAAAAGGATTGCCACCTGACATTGAATTTCAGGAAGTGTTAAAGTTTTTACACAATAATGTAAATTCAGATTGCACGGTACTAAGGTTAAGTACATTAAATAACTTAGCAAACTTCTTTATAACATTACATActtcatttataaattattataaaaacggaGAAGAGCTTCATGGTTTACTAAACTTTTGCAAAAAGTTGCAGATGTTTATTATCGAATCTTTAAATCTGAATGGTAATTATCAACGGAAAATCACAACTGTGAAAATCGCACACTTaatgttaaaacattttaatgaaGTTCCAAGAAAGAAGCAGAAACAAACTAGAGACGCTAGCAAATGTTTAATTGGTTATTTGAAAGAAaacgatcattggttgctgaatTCAACAGATTATATCATGAAACTTATAAGTTTATTAAAAGATCCTGCTTCTGATATACATGATTGTACTCTTCAACTGTTGTTAGACTTTTATTTGCCAGATATAAGTGACACAAATACAATGAACCATTTAATAGAAGAGAGTTTCAAATGCatgaaaagtaaatttttctttGAAATCAGTTGTgggttaaatatatttaaacttattattaacGTTCTAATACAGAAAAAGTCTGTTGTAGCTGAGTTTAGAAATATTGAAGATGTTTTCAAGTTTgcatataatgaaattaatacagAATACAATGCCAAAACAAATGTAGTTGAATCCATAGCAAGTGGCAAGCAAATGCATTCATTTTTGAGTCTAATGTACATAATTTttgatgttattattaaaaattcttataaaatgAAGATACCGAGTGATACCATGattataatgttaaatattataaaaagtatttctAATGAGTTTGCTTGGGAAGGAGACACAAATACTAGTTCAGATTTTCTCAAAATGAATGACAAAATATtgtctttaattaaaaaatctaacTTCGGCAAAAATACAAACGATGAAATAAAGATTTCAGGTTTTTaccaaattgttttaaattgctTGTGGTTGAATGTTAAG GCATCATGTGAATTAGCAgcaattttaattcaatataaCAAAGACGATGCACAACTTTGTgaagaaagtttaaatattattgcacaTGTTCTTGAAACATCGAGACATAAAGGTGCAATAGAGGCAGCTGGTACTGCACTTG GTCAAGGCATTCGATATCTAACAGCTTCAGAAGTCGAATTTAATGTGTCTGAATTGCCTTTGTCTTtactaaaaagaaaattagaTGAACTCCTACTTGAAACGACTAAGATGTCATCTGTTACTAGACGAGGCGCGGGTCTATCTATAATGATTCACAGAATAGTTAGCAATGATgttaaaaaaggaaaa CCtttgtttcattatttcatGAAAACAATACTTATCACTTGCAACAACGCACAAGAGACTTGTATTGAAGAAAGTAATGCAGAGAAAGATTTGCCAAAAGCAATTTATATACATTTCTTAACGAGAATTGTTATGGACAGTAGTTTAGCTTCGGACATGATGTACTACTCCGCTGAATTGGTTGAACTTGCATTTAATAATCTTACTAATCCGCAGTGGCAAATAAG gAACGCAGCATTGCAGTTGTATGGCGCTCTGATTCCAAAACTGATTGGTCAAAAAAAGCCAACTGGGACAGATGAAATATTATCATCTGTGGCTTGTGACGAGTTTAGAACACATTCTATAAAACTATGGAATTTTATAATCCAACAATTAAAAACCGATACACACAAAGATGTTATTAATGCACACTCCAATTTAGTGCCAATATTGAATACTTTGGCAAACTTTGCACAAAGATACAACTTTTCTTATGATTTGGATGATCAAATTGATTCAGATATGAATTTGCTACCAAACATTTTGACTCTTTTGGGTAGTCCGATATATACAGTAAGAAGGCTAACGGCAAAAGCTATTCTAAATATATACtcatttgaaataatattgaataatatcAAAAAGGTAACGATCGCTTCAGAAAATTATCTTCATGGAATTCTTATGGTAATTGGAAATTGTTATGATCTTTACTCCAATGAggaattacataaaaatcaaCTGGATTCCGTGAGAAATgagtattgtaaaattttatcaaaaagaaCTCCTTCTTGTTTGTGTCAATGGAGTTTGGAAAAATTGTTTTCTGAAAATATCCCAGAAATAACCAttgatgtaattaaaaatattttaactgaaGGTACAACTAAATGTTATGAACCTGGTGCTTTTCTGTGGATGAatcaaaaaattgaaaaatgtttacaaaacaTGCCATGGAGCATTCTACCAGAAGTTATGTCATTACTAATGAATACTCAGGATTTtgaaatttacattaaaataatactaCACAGGTTAAAAAATTGTGATATTGTACCAGAAAAGGTCCTTGTACATGCAAGTGATGTTTTGTTATCTTCAAACACAAAGAACAAAACTTCTGTGATATGGAAAACACTATATTACATATCTCTCAAAATACATTCCAATATACAAATACCAAGTTGCTACTTACAAGATCATTTAAGCTATAATGTTTCATACAATACAAGGTATTTGGTTCCTTATGCTACAAGGACCTTTGCAGCACAAGGGAATAATGCAAATTTATTACTGTGctcagaaaatatatttctgaTGTGTAACCCTGAAAATAATGATATTGATATGAGATATACAGCTGCAATAGCGAACAATGAGCTTGCAAATACATTCGCCAGTTGTAGTGatgacattaaaataaatgctgTTAAATCTGCTGTGATACTTCTCCAAGATGAAGACGAAGACATAAGGGACTTGAGTGTAATGTTTTACAAAATACTAACACATCAAAATGTGGCCAAAcattcgtttgtttgtttaaataaaatactaaagaaaaaatttttGTGTGCACAATTCAATGACTCGATAACAAGTATTCaaagtatttgtaaagatttgtTAGATTTTATAGATTGTTTCAGTAATAGTAAATCTGACAAATTGAATCCATTTGCTAACGAttcaaaaaatatctatctcgaAATTAATACAGTAAAGCAATTATTGATGAGTTTAACTgatgaaaatgaataa
- the LOC112044028 gene encoding N-alpha-acetyltransferase 38-B, NatC auxiliary subunit, producing MSESSVKVIEDSKLIEELDGKAKLRKWLNMNFRIEMTDGRVLIGIFLCTDRDANVILGACSEHQKSIDGETEEPRVLGLVMVPGRHIVSIQLDDTTPPSKYYYDE from the exons ATGAGTGAATCAAGTGTAAAAGTTATAGAAGACAGTAAA CTTATTGAAGAACTAGACGGCAAAGCAAAGTTGAGAAAATGGCTGAATATGAATTTCAGAATAGAAATGACTGATGGCAGAGTACTTATAGGAATATTCTTGTGTACAGATCGCGATGCTAATGTTATATTAG gtgccTGTTCTGAACATCAGAAAAGTATTGATGGAGAAACAGAGGAGCCAAGAGTATTAGGACTAGTCATGGTACCTGGACGTCATATAGTGTCCATACAATTAGATGACACTACACCACCATCCAAGTATTACTATGACGAATGA